A region of the Candidatus Auribacterota bacterium genome:
AAGATTTGCAGTGTTAGATCAAAGTATTTTAGGCAACGTGGAGCTTGCAAAGAAACATATGGAAGAGTCACAAAATTACCTTGATAGCATTCATAACTGGATAGTAAAAGGCAGAAGCTTTCAACAGTTTCCTGATGGGACTATTAAAAACTTAAATAGATAGTTGACCTGCCTCCCCAAAAACTGTGCCAGTTGCAATTGGAGAGCGGGCATGGAAACATTACGAAAAGATAGGTTGCTGTAAGAATATTGTCGCAGTTGTGCCCTTCGGCTAAAATTATGAATCAGGAGGGAGCCATGGATTTCGATAATTTTATGGAAGATGTTTTTGACATGCGCTTCTATAAATTTATGTACGACCGTGAAGAGACGATGCGCGTGAATAAGGCAAAGGTCAAAACGAAAAAGTAAAAACCACAATTCAAAAGTTACAAAGTTCATTGTTGTTTAGAGTTTTTACTTGTGGTTTTGCCTTTTCACTTTCCCTCTCTCACTCCTCCTCCGACTCGTACTGAATCAGTGAGAACACATCGTACCCCTTCAACTTCTCCCTCCCCTTGAGGAAAGAGAGCTCTATGATGAACGCGATGCCCTCGATCTTCGCTTCGAGATTATTCACCAGCCTTGCCGTGGCCGCCGCGGTCCCCCCCGTCGCCAGAAGGTCGTCCACGATGAGCACCCTGCTCCCCTGCGCAAAGGCGTCCCTGTGCATCTCGAGCGCGTCAGTGCCATACTCAAGTTCGTACTCCGCGGTGTAGGTGTGATGGGGGAGCTTGCCCTTTTTCCTCACGGGTACGACACCTGCCCCAAGCCTGTAGGCAATCGCCGCACCGAATATGAACCCTCGAGACTCCATGCACACGACCGCGTCGATTCGCTTGTCCCGGCACCACTCGCACAGCGCGTCCACGGAAGCCCTGAAGAGCCTCCCCTCCTTTATCAGGGTGGTGATA
Encoded here:
- the apt gene encoding adenine phosphoribosyltransferase — translated: MAVTIQDLKNAIRSVPDFPKKGIVFRDITTLIKEGRLFRASVDALCEWCRDKRIDAVVCMESRGFIFGAAIAYRLGAGVVPVRKKGKLPHHTYTAEYELEYGTDALEMHRDAFAQGSRVLIVDDLLATGGTAAATARLVNNLEAKIEGIAFIIELSFLKGREKLKGYDVFSLIQYESEEE